A single window of Usitatibacter rugosus DNA harbors:
- the pdxA gene encoding 4-hydroxythreonine-4-phosphate dehydrogenase PdxA: MAPRPRIAITAGEPAGIGPDLCVLLAAKPFAGDLVFLADRDVLVARAKQRGVTLSLPDYAPSERQPASLLHIPAPQPVAPGKLDPRNARHVLALLDRALDGCVAGEFGAMVTAPVQKSTINDAGVAFTGHTEYLAERTSTPKVVMMLVGGTLRVALATTHLPLSAVPAAVTRENIEQTLRIIDRDLRTRFGIAKPRILVAGLNPHAGESGHLGREEIERIAPALATVKAEGIGASGPYPADTLFTPRMLEGADAVLAMYHDQGLPVLKHGSFGDAVNVTLGLPIIRTSVDHGTALDLAGHGAIDTGSLEAALALAIDLAGH; encoded by the coding sequence ATGGCGCCACGTCCCCGCATCGCGATCACCGCCGGAGAGCCGGCGGGCATCGGTCCCGACCTCTGCGTGCTGCTCGCGGCGAAGCCCTTCGCGGGCGACCTCGTGTTCCTCGCCGACCGTGACGTGCTTGTGGCCCGCGCGAAGCAACGCGGAGTGACGCTGTCCCTTCCCGACTATGCCCCGAGCGAGCGGCAGCCCGCATCGCTGCTGCACATACCCGCTCCGCAACCGGTCGCGCCCGGGAAGCTCGATCCCCGGAACGCCCGCCATGTGCTGGCCCTCCTCGACCGCGCGCTCGATGGCTGCGTCGCGGGTGAGTTCGGCGCGATGGTCACGGCGCCGGTGCAGAAGAGCACGATCAACGACGCCGGCGTCGCCTTCACCGGACATACCGAATACCTCGCGGAGCGCACGTCGACCCCGAAGGTCGTGATGATGCTGGTGGGTGGCACGCTGCGCGTGGCGCTCGCCACCACGCACCTGCCTCTTTCCGCCGTGCCCGCGGCCGTGACGCGCGAGAACATCGAGCAGACGTTGCGCATCATCGATCGCGACCTGCGGACGCGCTTCGGCATCGCGAAACCGCGCATCCTCGTCGCGGGCCTCAATCCGCACGCCGGTGAATCGGGCCACCTGGGGCGCGAGGAGATCGAGCGCATCGCTCCGGCCCTCGCGACCGTGAAGGCCGAGGGCATCGGCGCGAGCGGCCCGTATCCCGCGGACACGCTCTTCACGCCGCGCATGCTGGAGGGCGCCGATGCGGTGCTCGCGATGTATCACGACCAGGGCCTGCCGGTCCTCAAGCACGGCTCCTTCGGCGACGCGGTGAACGTGACGCTGGGCCTGCCGATCATCCGCACCTCGGTCGACCACGGCACCGCGCTCGACCTCGCGGGCCATGGGGCGATCGACACCGGCAGCCTCGAGGCGGCGCTCGCCCTCGCCATCGACCTCGCGGGCCACTGA
- a CDS encoding aminoglycoside phosphotransferase family protein has product MTDRLAALDAWLLRALGGTPFRREPASADASFRRYFRVFAGDRTFVAMDAPPDREDCRPFIQVAGLLRNAQLNAPEIHAQDLDQGFLLLTDLGRQTYLNVLDDANADALFRDAIAALVTWQRASREGVLPEFSEPLLRRDLDLFPEWYVGRHRGYTLSDREREGLETMFRKVLDNNLAQPRVFVHRDFMPRNLMVSEPGPGILDFQDAVMGPIGYDIASLFRDAFVSWDEERILDWTIRYWELARKAGLPVRADFSDFWRDVEWMGFQRHLKVLGIFARINYRDGKPGYLEDTPRFIGYVRHAAARYRDLQPLLPLLDALEGTRTEARYTF; this is encoded by the coding sequence GTGACAGACCGTCTCGCCGCGCTGGATGCGTGGCTCCTCCGCGCGCTGGGCGGCACTCCGTTCCGCCGCGAGCCCGCCTCCGCCGATGCGAGCTTCCGCCGCTACTTCCGCGTCTTCGCCGGCGATCGCACGTTCGTCGCCATGGACGCCCCGCCCGATCGCGAGGATTGCCGCCCGTTCATCCAGGTGGCCGGCCTGCTCCGCAACGCGCAGCTGAACGCTCCCGAGATCCATGCGCAGGACTTGGACCAGGGCTTCCTGCTGCTCACCGACCTCGGGCGCCAGACGTACCTGAACGTCCTCGACGACGCGAATGCCGATGCGCTCTTCCGCGACGCCATCGCGGCGCTGGTGACGTGGCAGCGGGCCAGCCGGGAGGGCGTGCTGCCCGAGTTCAGCGAGCCGCTCCTGCGCCGGGATCTCGACCTGTTCCCTGAGTGGTACGTGGGCCGCCACCGCGGCTACACCCTGTCCGATCGCGAGCGCGAAGGGCTCGAGACGATGTTCCGCAAGGTGCTGGACAACAACCTCGCCCAGCCGCGGGTCTTCGTGCACCGCGACTTCATGCCGCGCAACCTCATGGTGAGCGAGCCCGGCCCCGGCATCCTCGATTTCCAGGATGCGGTGATGGGGCCGATCGGATACGACATCGCGTCGCTCTTCCGCGACGCGTTCGTGAGCTGGGACGAGGAGCGCATCCTCGACTGGACCATCCGCTACTGGGAGCTCGCGCGGAAGGCGGGCCTGCCGGTGCGCGCGGACTTCTCCGATTTCTGGCGCGACGTGGAGTGGATGGGATTCCAGCGCCACCTCAAGGTGCTCGGCATCTTCGCGCGCATCAACTATCGCGACGGCAAGCCCGGCTATCTCGAGGACACCCCGCGCTTCATCGGCTACGTGCGGCACGCGGCGGCGCGCTACCGCGACCTGCAGCCGCTGCTGCCGCTCCTCGATGCGCTCGAGGGCACGCGCACCGAAGCGCGCTACACGTTTTGA
- a CDS encoding aminopeptidase P N-terminal domain-containing protein — MKLENPHVLKPFRKRRARLAAELGNGIVVLPTAPERTRNADSHYDYRWDSGFYYLSGFREPEAVVVLVLGKKPREILFCREKNLEREIWDGFRYGPELARDVFGFDEAHSYGELDARMVELLANQPALHTTVGADPAWDARVAGWLNAVRAKARSGVTAPEGIQDVRVAVNDMRLFKDENEIAIMRRAGEISSAAHARAMAATKPGKREYEIEAELLHEFVRNGARSPAYGSIVAAGANACVLHYRENNAELRKGELLLIDAGCELDSYASDITRTWPIDGKFTPVQKDVYEVVLASQEAAIKAVKPEADFIDYHDAATRVLVQGLIDFKLCKGSVDKVLEDGSYKQFYMHRTGHWLGLDVHDAGDYMRKGKWRKLKPGMVLTVEPGLYIRPAANVPKAFWNIGIRIEDDVLVTAKGRDVLTSMCPKKVKDVEDAVRGK, encoded by the coding sequence ATGAAACTCGAAAACCCCCATGTGCTGAAGCCCTTCCGCAAGCGCCGCGCCCGGCTCGCCGCCGAGCTCGGTAACGGAATCGTGGTGCTTCCCACCGCGCCCGAGCGCACCCGCAACGCGGATTCCCACTATGACTACCGATGGGACAGCGGTTTCTATTACCTCTCGGGCTTCCGCGAGCCCGAGGCCGTCGTGGTGCTCGTGCTGGGCAAGAAGCCGCGCGAGATCCTCTTCTGCCGCGAGAAGAACCTCGAACGCGAGATCTGGGACGGCTTCCGCTACGGGCCCGAGCTGGCGCGCGACGTGTTCGGCTTCGATGAGGCCCATTCGTACGGCGAGCTCGACGCGCGCATGGTCGAGCTGCTGGCGAACCAGCCGGCGCTGCACACCACCGTGGGCGCCGACCCCGCGTGGGACGCGCGCGTCGCCGGCTGGCTGAATGCCGTGCGCGCCAAGGCGCGCTCCGGCGTCACGGCGCCCGAAGGCATCCAGGACGTGCGTGTCGCGGTGAACGACATGCGCCTCTTCAAGGACGAGAACGAGATCGCGATCATGCGCAGGGCCGGCGAGATCTCCAGCGCCGCGCATGCGCGCGCGATGGCGGCCACGAAGCCCGGCAAGCGCGAGTACGAGATCGAAGCCGAGCTGCTGCACGAGTTCGTGCGCAACGGCGCGCGGTCCCCGGCCTACGGCTCGATCGTCGCCGCGGGCGCCAATGCCTGCGTGCTGCACTACCGCGAGAACAACGCGGAGCTCAGGAAGGGCGAGCTGCTGCTGATCGACGCGGGCTGCGAGCTGGACAGCTACGCCTCGGACATCACGCGCACCTGGCCCATCGACGGCAAGTTCACGCCCGTGCAGAAGGACGTGTACGAAGTGGTGCTCGCCTCGCAGGAAGCGGCCATCAAGGCCGTGAAGCCCGAAGCGGACTTCATCGATTATCACGATGCCGCCACGCGCGTGCTCGTGCAGGGCCTCATCGACTTCAAGCTCTGCAAGGGCAGCGTCGACAAGGTGCTCGAGGACGGCTCGTACAAGCAGTTCTACATGCACCGCACGGGCCACTGGCTCGGCCTCGACGTGCACGACGCCGGCGACTACATGCGCAAGGGCAAGTGGCGCAAGTTGAAGCCCGGCATGGTGCTCACCGTCGAGCCCGGGCTCTACATCCGCCCGGCGGCCAACGTTCCGAAGGCTTTCTGGAACATCGGCATCCGCATCGAGGACGACGTACTCGTCACCGCCAAGGGCCGCGACGTGCTCACCAGCATGTGTCCCAAGAAGGTGAAGGACGTCGAGGACGCGGTCCGCGGGAAGTAA
- a CDS encoding peptidylprolyl isomerase gives MRHAPAFLAPLILAAAAAQAQAPAAPAAPASPSAPKLDQRLSTTPSRIVPIDRIVAVVNDEVVTQNDLNERVALVANQLRKGGAQVPPQDALQRQILERMINDLVQVQMAKETGIRVDDATLDRTIGRIAQENNLSMGDFRLALEKDGVNYTRFRDDIRSEILLARLREREIDNTLVVTDAEVETELLREAREKTTDAEFRLSHVLVMVPAQATPDQIEVRRRRALAALSELRKGTNFAQVAAQFSDAPDALQGGNLGWRPSARLPSLFLEAIEKLQPGEVSNIVRSPNGFHIVKLLEKRGKAATAGIQQSRVRHILVRSKEGVTDTEIRERLARLRERATTGTDFGELARVNSEDSSAAKGGDLGWVAPGDTVPEFERAMNALAAGEISQPVQTPFGWHLIQVQERRSDELSEDRKKLAARQAIRARKGDEAYADWLRQARDRAFVENRLDDR, from the coding sequence ATGAGACACGCTCCCGCATTCCTCGCCCCGCTGATCCTCGCCGCGGCCGCCGCCCAGGCCCAGGCCCCCGCCGCGCCGGCCGCTCCGGCCTCGCCGAGCGCCCCGAAGCTCGACCAGCGCCTCTCCACGACGCCGTCGCGCATCGTGCCCATCGACCGCATCGTCGCCGTCGTGAACGACGAGGTGGTCACGCAGAACGACCTGAACGAACGCGTGGCGCTCGTGGCCAACCAGCTTCGCAAGGGCGGCGCCCAGGTGCCGCCGCAGGATGCGCTGCAGCGCCAGATCCTCGAGCGGATGATCAACGACCTCGTGCAGGTGCAGATGGCGAAGGAGACCGGGATCCGCGTCGACGACGCGACGCTCGACCGCACCATCGGACGCATCGCGCAGGAGAACAACCTTTCGATGGGCGATTTCCGCCTCGCCCTCGAGAAGGACGGCGTGAACTACACCCGCTTCCGCGACGACATCCGCTCCGAGATCCTGCTCGCGCGCCTGCGCGAGCGCGAGATCGACAACACCCTTGTCGTGACCGACGCCGAGGTCGAGACCGAGCTGCTGCGCGAGGCGCGCGAGAAGACCACCGACGCCGAGTTCCGCCTGTCCCACGTGCTCGTGATGGTTCCCGCGCAGGCCACGCCCGACCAGATCGAAGTCCGCCGCCGCCGCGCGCTCGCCGCGCTCTCGGAGCTGCGCAAGGGCACCAACTTCGCGCAGGTCGCCGCGCAGTTCTCGGATGCGCCGGATGCGCTGCAAGGCGGCAACCTCGGGTGGCGTCCCTCCGCGCGCCTGCCGTCGCTGTTCCTCGAAGCCATCGAGAAGCTCCAGCCCGGCGAGGTGAGCAACATCGTGCGCAGCCCGAACGGCTTCCACATCGTGAAGCTGCTCGAGAAGCGCGGCAAGGCCGCGACCGCCGGCATCCAGCAAAGCCGCGTGCGCCACATCCTCGTGCGCAGCAAGGAAGGCGTGACGGACACGGAGATCCGCGAGCGGCTCGCCCGCCTGCGCGAACGCGCCACCACCGGCACCGATTTCGGCGAGCTGGCGCGTGTCAATTCGGAAGACTCCTCGGCCGCCAAGGGCGGTGACCTCGGCTGGGTCGCGCCGGGCGACACCGTGCCCGAGTTCGAGCGCGCCATGAATGCGCTGGCCGCCGGCGAGATCAGCCAGCCGGTGCAGACGCCTTTCGGCTGGCACCTGATCCAGGTGCAGGAGCGGCGTTCCGACGAGCTCTCCGAGGACCGCAAGAAGCTCGCCGCGCGCCAGGCGATCCGCGCGCGCAAGGGCGACGAGGCGTATGCCGACTGGCTGCGCCAGGCGCGCGACCGCGCCTTCGTCGAGAACCGCCTCGACGATCGCTAG
- a CDS encoding LPS-assembly protein LptD, with amino-acid sequence MSSRNRPTAIAIATALGFAPPLAAQQIDGLRLKLDRVLPAAPKRIDREAAKFFEADHIEGDRESGIIATGNVSMRQLGAAVRADRVEYTESNDTAIATGNVKIEREGSSATGPKLTFHPDADTGEMESPVFAIPKLGNRPISARGSADRAVLEPDDKTRLYHATYTSCPVPRNDWYLKVRELELDSSRNVGTAYNSTVYFLGVPILYSPYLTFPIDNARKSGFLAPTFGTSGQSGFEMSLPYYWNVAENRDATITPKLFTKRGLQLGGEFRYLEPKFAGQLDVEYLPNDKIAERDRYFVGIRHTHALPWGFTAGVTAQKVSDDDYFRDLSTRLAATAQTNLPRDGILAWSNEDVAFSARLLAYQTLQDPSLAQQVDTPYKMLPQLLGSGLWQNLWSTGADVTASGEYSNFSHPTKANGQRAILYPSVQLPWRRPWGYVVPKVGYHFTRYDTDPNTEGVESGTRSLPIASLDAGLYFDRAWSFGGRDYLQTLEPRLYYLYVPFRDQSKLPNFTTAEMDFNYTSVFTENRFIGGDRIGDANQVTFALGTRFAESDTGVERLKAALAQVYYFEPRRVTLNPGEVPQDTGRSDLLAVVSAQVARNTVVDAGVQYATGTNQQSKNFLGVRYFPQPGSVINAAYRYTRGAIDQVDLSSQWPLTNNLTGVARVNWSFQDSKLLEGLLGFEYNAGCWQVRAVAHRFITSSQQVSTSFQIQLELTGLSRIGINPLETLRQNISGYRRSDEIAPP; translated from the coding sequence ATGTCCTCACGAAACCGCCCGACGGCGATCGCGATCGCGACGGCTCTGGGCTTCGCCCCGCCGCTCGCCGCGCAGCAGATCGACGGCCTGCGCCTCAAGCTCGACCGCGTCTTGCCCGCCGCGCCCAAGCGCATCGACCGCGAGGCCGCCAAGTTCTTCGAGGCCGACCACATCGAGGGCGATCGCGAGAGCGGCATCATCGCCACGGGCAACGTCAGCATGCGCCAGCTCGGCGCCGCGGTGCGCGCCGACCGCGTCGAGTACACCGAATCCAACGACACGGCGATCGCCACCGGCAACGTGAAGATCGAGCGCGAGGGCAGCTCGGCCACGGGCCCCAAGCTCACGTTCCATCCGGATGCCGACACGGGCGAGATGGAGTCGCCGGTCTTCGCAATCCCCAAGCTCGGCAACCGGCCGATCTCGGCCCGCGGCTCGGCCGACCGCGCCGTCCTGGAGCCCGATGACAAGACCCGGCTCTATCACGCGACGTACACCTCCTGCCCGGTGCCGCGCAACGACTGGTACCTCAAAGTGCGCGAGCTCGAGCTCGACAGCTCGCGCAACGTCGGCACAGCCTACAACTCGACGGTGTACTTCCTCGGCGTCCCGATCCTCTACTCGCCCTACCTCACGTTCCCGATCGACAACGCGCGCAAGAGCGGCTTCCTCGCGCCGACCTTCGGCACGTCGGGCCAGAGCGGCTTCGAGATGTCGCTGCCGTACTACTGGAACGTCGCCGAGAACCGCGATGCCACGATCACGCCCAAGCTCTTCACCAAGCGCGGCCTGCAGCTGGGCGGCGAGTTCCGCTACCTGGAGCCCAAGTTCGCGGGCCAGCTCGACGTGGAGTACCTGCCCAACGACAAGATCGCGGAGCGCGACCGTTATTTCGTCGGCATCCGCCACACGCACGCCCTCCCCTGGGGGTTCACCGCGGGCGTGACGGCGCAGAAGGTCTCCGACGACGACTACTTCCGCGACCTGTCGACGCGTCTCGCGGCGACGGCCCAGACCAACCTGCCGAGGGACGGCATCCTCGCCTGGAGCAACGAGGACGTCGCGTTCTCGGCCCGCCTGCTCGCCTACCAGACGCTGCAGGACCCGTCGCTCGCCCAGCAGGTCGACACGCCGTACAAGATGCTGCCGCAGCTCCTGGGCAGCGGCCTGTGGCAGAACCTCTGGAGCACCGGTGCGGACGTCACGGCCTCGGGCGAATACTCCAACTTCAGCCATCCCACGAAGGCGAACGGCCAGCGCGCGATCCTCTATCCCTCCGTGCAGCTGCCGTGGCGCCGGCCCTGGGGCTACGTGGTGCCGAAGGTCGGCTACCACTTCACGCGCTACGACACCGACCCGAATACCGAGGGCGTGGAGAGCGGCACGCGCTCGCTGCCGATCGCGAGCCTCGACGCGGGCCTGTACTTCGACCGTGCGTGGTCCTTCGGCGGGCGCGACTACCTGCAGACCCTCGAGCCGCGCCTCTATTACCTGTACGTGCCCTTCCGCGACCAGTCGAAGCTGCCGAACTTCACCACCGCCGAGATGGATTTCAACTACACCTCGGTCTTCACGGAGAACCGCTTCATCGGCGGCGACCGCATCGGCGACGCGAACCAGGTGACCTTCGCCCTCGGCACGCGCTTCGCGGAATCCGACACGGGCGTCGAGCGCCTGAAGGCGGCGCTGGCGCAGGTCTACTACTTCGAGCCGCGCCGCGTGACGCTCAATCCCGGCGAAGTGCCGCAGGACACGGGACGCTCCGACCTGCTCGCCGTCGTTTCGGCCCAGGTCGCGCGCAACACGGTCGTCGACGCCGGCGTGCAGTACGCGACGGGCACCAACCAGCAAAGCAAGAATTTCCTTGGTGTGCGCTACTTCCCGCAGCCGGGCAGCGTCATCAATGCGGCCTACCGGTACACGCGCGGCGCGATCGACCAGGTCGACCTCTCGTCGCAATGGCCGCTCACGAACAACCTCACGGGCGTGGCGCGCGTGAACTGGAGCTTCCAGGACAGCAAGCTCCTCGAGGGCCTGCTGGGCTTCGAATATAATGCCGGGTGCTGGCAGGTTCGCGCCGTGGCGCACCGGTTCATCACCTCGTCCCAGCAGGTCTCGACCTCGTTCCAGATCCAGCTCGAGCTCACCGGCCTCTCGCGCATCGGCATCAACCCGCTGGAAACCCTCCGGCAGAACATCTCCGGCTACCGCCGCTCCGACGAAATCGCTCCGCCATGA
- a CDS encoding FAD-dependent monooxygenase, which produces MGAGPVGATVAALSAGRGLSIAVFEARSAPSGDRRTLALSHASRAFLENARAWPTSGTTPIASIHISQKGGPGRTVIDAAEQGLPALGYTVAYGALEAALDARLREVGVEVAYGSSCEGIELTRDAAVVRFASGREARARLLVLADGGANSSRIPGISYETKDYGQLALTAAVRTDREHGGRAYERFTPQGPAALLPVDDRYALVWTATPDEAQRLLKLEDAAFLSELQAHFGDRAGRFVSVAARAAFPLKLRTVNTPVALRTVIVGNAAQALHPIAGQGLNLGLRDAVELADALAATARESLGDDAMLSAYREARRRDAARGVAFTDFLVSAFADARRLPTWGRGFALATLDLFPTARRLLAERMIRGAPAP; this is translated from the coding sequence ATCGGGGCCGGCCCGGTCGGCGCCACCGTCGCCGCGCTCTCGGCCGGACGCGGCCTCTCGATCGCGGTCTTCGAGGCGCGGAGCGCTCCTTCGGGAGACCGGCGCACGCTGGCCCTCTCGCACGCGAGCCGGGCTTTCCTCGAGAACGCGCGTGCCTGGCCCACATCCGGCACCACGCCGATCGCCTCGATCCACATCTCGCAGAAGGGCGGGCCCGGCCGCACGGTGATCGATGCGGCCGAGCAGGGGCTGCCCGCCCTCGGCTATACCGTGGCTTACGGCGCGCTCGAAGCTGCGCTCGACGCTCGCTTGCGCGAGGTCGGCGTCGAAGTGGCTTATGGGTCGTCGTGCGAAGGGATCGAGCTCACGCGCGACGCGGCTGTGGTGCGGTTCGCCTCGGGCCGCGAGGCGCGGGCGCGCCTGCTGGTGCTGGCCGACGGTGGCGCCAACTCGTCACGCATACCCGGCATCTCCTACGAGACCAAGGACTATGGCCAGCTCGCGCTCACGGCGGCCGTGCGCACGGACCGCGAGCATGGCGGTCGCGCGTACGAGCGATTCACGCCGCAGGGACCGGCCGCGCTGCTGCCGGTGGACGACCGCTACGCGCTGGTGTGGACCGCCACTCCCGACGAAGCGCAGCGCCTGCTGAAGCTCGAGGACGCGGCTTTCCTCTCCGAGCTCCAGGCTCACTTCGGAGATCGTGCGGGACGCTTCGTTTCGGTCGCCGCGCGCGCTGCATTCCCGCTCAAGCTGCGCACCGTGAACACGCCCGTCGCATTGCGAACGGTGATCGTGGGCAATGCGGCCCAAGCACTGCACCCCATCGCGGGCCAGGGCCTGAACCTCGGGCTTCGCGATGCGGTGGAGCTTGCCGATGCGCTGGCGGCAACGGCGCGCGAATCGCTCGGCGACGACGCGATGCTTTCGGCCTACCGCGAGGCGCGGCGCCGCGATGCCGCGCGCGGTGTCGCGTTCACCGATTTCCTCGTGTCGGCCTTCGCGGATGCGCGGCGCCTGCCGACGTGGGGCCGCGGCTTCGCGCTCGCCACGCTCGACCTCTTTCCGACGGCGCGCCGCCTGCTCGCCGAGCGCATGATCCGCGGGGCACCGGCGCCATGA
- the murU gene encoding N-acetylmuramate alpha-1-phosphate uridylyltransferase MurU: MKAIVLAAGRGERLRPLTDTTPKPLLRAGGKRLIEWQLEGLVAGGFTDLVVNHAHLGPRIVEALGDGSRYGARIQYSAESPALETAGGIARGLPLLGSEPFLAVSADIYTRFDYGSLRPVIEDIARRPQERAAHFVLVPNPDYHPAGDMGLTAAGHVTRAAKPWLTYGNISVFHPLHFEGVDPNAAMRLFPWMYEACEAGRVTGELYTGPWDNVGTAEQLASLDRRLSE; this comes from the coding sequence TTGAAGGCCATCGTCCTCGCCGCGGGCCGGGGCGAACGCCTGCGGCCGCTCACCGACACCACGCCCAAGCCGCTGCTGCGCGCGGGCGGCAAGCGCCTCATCGAATGGCAGCTCGAAGGCCTGGTGGCGGGCGGATTCACCGACCTCGTCGTGAACCACGCCCACCTCGGCCCCCGGATCGTGGAGGCGCTCGGCGACGGGTCGCGTTACGGCGCGCGCATCCAGTACTCGGCGGAGTCACCCGCGCTCGAGACGGCGGGAGGCATCGCGCGCGGGTTGCCGCTGCTCGGATCCGAGCCGTTCCTCGCGGTGAGCGCCGACATCTACACGCGCTTCGACTACGGGTCGCTCCGCCCCGTGATCGAGGACATCGCCCGCCGGCCGCAGGAGCGCGCAGCGCACTTCGTGCTGGTGCCGAATCCGGACTACCACCCCGCGGGCGACATGGGCCTGACCGCCGCCGGCCACGTCACGCGGGCAGCGAAACCCTGGCTCACGTACGGCAACATCTCGGTCTTCCATCCGCTGCACTTCGAAGGCGTGGACCCGAACGCCGCCATGCGCCTCTTCCCGTGGATGTACGAGGCGTGCGAGGCGGGGCGTGTCACCGGCGAGCTCTACACGGGGCCCTGGGACAACGTCGGGACCGCGGAGCAGCTCGCCTCCTTGGACCGCCGGCTCTCGGAGTAA